In the genome of Longimicrobium sp., the window ACGCTTCGGCCCGCAGCGCCGCCGCCCGTTCGCGAAGAACTCCGGCCTCGGCGTCCACGTCGTCAGCCCGGACGCGGTGCCGAGCGCTTCTGCGCGGCCGCGGCCAGGATGGCGTCCGCCAGCGGCTCCGAGCCGAAGCGCACCGGGTCGGTCACCGGGAGCCCTGTCTCCTCCGCCGTGCGCGCGATGGCGTCTCGTGCGGCGGCCTCGTCCATGTCGAAGGTGACGAGCGAGATTCCGATCACCTTCGCGGGCCGCAGCGGCGCGATGGCGCTCTCGCAGATGGTGATCATCTCCGGCACCGTGGGGAGCGGCATCCACGAGTACACGCCGCCGCCGCCGTACGGGCAGCTGCGCGTGGGCTGGTGGCACAGGATCATCCCGTCTGGCATGGACCCGTGCAGCAGCCCCAGGGTGACGCCCGAGTAGCCCGGGTGCACCAGCGAGCCCTGGCCCTCCACCAGCACCACGTCGTTGCCCTCCGCGGCCTGCAGCACCAGCCGCTCTGCCGCGCCGCTGATGAAGTCGGCCACCACGGCGTCGACGGCGATCCCCCATCCCTCGATCAGAATCCCCGTCTGCCCCGTGGCCGCGAAGCCCACCTTCGTGCCGCGCCGGGTGAGCGCGTCGCGGATGTGCAGCCCGGCGGTCATCTTGCCGATGTTGCAGTCGGTGCCCACGGTAAGCACGGTGTAGGCGTCCACGTTCCGCGCCCGCCCGTTGCTCACGGGCAGGTCCGTCGGCGGTTTGCGCAGATCGTGGATGGGCACGCCGCGCTCCGCCGCCAGGCTGGCGAGCTCGGGGTCGTCGGAGATGTGCGAGTGAAGCCCCGCGACGATGGGCAGCCCGGCGGCGATCGCCTGACGCAGCATCGGCCGCCACTCGAGTGGAAGCGCGCCCCCCTGCGGCGCGATGCCGATGAGCAGGGCGGTGGGCCCCAGCGCCAGCCCGTCGTCCAGCGTTCCGACGATGGGAATGCCGCCCCCGAATCCAAGGACGTCCTGCACGGTCTTGCCGGCCAGGCGCGAGTCCATCACGCCCAGCACGCGGTCGGGGAGGAAGCGGACGGCGCTGTTGGCCGTCTTGCTGGTCAGTGGCCCGAACTGCCCCTCGGCCACCACCAGGTAGCGGTACGTCGTCAGGTCGTGATTCATCGGACGGGGAAGTGCGTGAGTGCGTGAAGTGCGTTAGTGCGTTTTTGATCCGGGCGTGCGCGAGCGGTGGTGCGCGAGGCGATCACTTCCGCACTCACGCACTAACGCACTCACGTACTATCTCGGTGCCGAACCGGCCTCCTCGAGCATGGACGGAATGCTCACCGACGCCCCTTCCAGCCTCATGGACGATTCCGGGACGCGGACCTCGGCCGGGGCGTCGCGGACGAAGCGGCGGAAGCCCTTTCCTTCCAGCAGCCGGTGTACGTAGATCCGGCGGATGATCACCATGAGCGAGGCCAGCACCGGCACCGCCACCAGCAGGCCGATGGGGCCCAGCAGGTCGGCCATGATCAGCACGCTCAGTATGGTGAGCACCGGCGGCAGGTGCACGCGCCGCTCCATGATCAGCGGGTGCACGAAGTTGGCTTCGATCAGGTGCACCACCACCCCCAGCAGCACCACCAGCCATGCCTGCACCGCGCCCCCCGCACCCAGGACGAAGAGGGCGGGGAGCAGCGTCGACACCAGGCTTCCGAAGAACGGCACCATCACCACCACGCCCGTGAACACGCCGAACGCCAGCGCGAACGGCACGTTCAGCAGTTCCAGGCCGATCCAGGTGAGCACGCCCAGGAACACCATGGCCAGGAACTGCCCCCCGATCCACGCGCGGAGCGACTTGCCCAGGTCCGCCAAAATGTCGCGCACCAGCTCGCGGTGCACCGGCGGCGCGAGCAGCACCACGCCCTCGCGGTACAGCTCGGGGCGCAGCGCCATGTAAATCCCCATCACCATCACGCTGACCAGATTGATGAGGAAGTGCAGCGTGTCGAAGACGACGGGAAAGATGCCCGCGGCGAAGCGCCCCGCGTTGTCGGCCACGGTGGATAGCTGCTCGTTCAGCCGTTCGGGCGGCAGCACCGTCGCGAGCAGGGGATACCGCTCCACCAGGTCGCGAAGGCTGGCCGTCCACACCTGGATCTGCCCGGGGAGCGCCGTGATCAGCGCCTGCGTCTGCCGGGCCACCGGCGGCAGCACCAGCCAGCCGACGGCGAACGCCCACAACCCCGTCAGCGCCAGGGCGACGAGCAGCCCCGCCGCCCGGGGCAGCCGCGCGCGCTCTTCCAGAAAGCCGATGATGGAGCCCAGGTACAGCGCAAAGAGGGCCGCCACGAAGAACAGCAGCAGCACCTGCGCGACGCTGTAGACGAAGAGCAGCAGCAGCACCGCCGCCACCGCCGCCGTGAGCACGGCGAAGGGAGACGGTCGGGGCGGGTTCTGCTGTCGGTCGGCGGAGCTCATGGCTGTAGCGATCTCGGCGCACGTTGGGGCGAAGCGTAACCTACGCGCCCCCACCGTCGAGGAGAAGTGCGGCAGGCGTGAGAAGGGTGTGATCGGGTCGAGACACAACGCTTGACATCTAAGCGGCGGGAAACATACTTTGGTTCGGGGGCGTGCATTCTTCTTCCCGAGCAATCTTTCTGCACAATCACGATATTCACGAATAAGGAGATGAGGATGAATCGACATCGCTTCGGGTTAGCCCTTGCATCCGCCGCGTTTCTGGTTGTGACCGGATGCGGGGATGGAGCGGCAGAAGAGGAACGGGCTTCACCGCTAGCGGCGAGCAGGTCCGCCGTGCAGGACCGGCGGATCGCGTCGCAGAAGGTTCAGCAGCTCTCCGGTCTAAGCAGCCTTCCCCACCCGGACGACAACGTACTCGGGGCCGCGCTGCGGAGACATTACCCTGCCGAGCTGCGCGGCGGCGGAATCTCCGGTTCCGTGCTGATCGATGTGGCCGTGAACGACCGGGGGCACGTTGAATCTGCTCGCGCGGTGGCGCCCGCATCCCTTCCCAACCCCACAGATGAGCACCGAATCGTTGTCCGGGAGCGAGTGCCGGGCTCGCGCGACCTCGTGGAGCGGGAACTTGCCCTTAGGTACGACACGCGCTTTGCCCCCGCGGCTGAAGCGGCCCTGCGCGAGGTTCCGTTCCGCCCCGCTATGCGCGATGGTCGTGCGGCGCCCTTCACGATTCGGATGACTGTCACCTTCACGCCACCGGTCGACTGAAGCGTTGGCGCCCTCCTTCAATCCCCAAACCCTCACTCGAAAAGCAATGAATCGGCACTTGTTTAAAGCCGGCCGTAGCGCCCGCCGAAGCCTCGTCCGCGGTGCGGGACTCATGATCCTGGTCGCCATCGTCCCCCAAGACGCGTTTGCGTGCCTCGAACTCTGCAAGGAGAAGTTCGGGTATTTCCTTAAGACCCGCGACGGCAACACTTACGAGTTGGAGTCCTGCTCGGAGCGATGGAACAGCGCGGGTGGAATCACGACTACCTGCTACTATAGTTAGGCTTGATCTCTATTTACACGAGTGATCGCGGGGCCGGCATCGTTGCCGGCCCCGCCTTGTTATTGCTGGCCAACCCGCGCTCAGCCGCGGTTCAGGGCGTCGATGCGGGCGGCCAAGTCCGCGTCGGCCAGGTTGCCGCCGCCGTGCGCCTGGGTCGCGTCCGCCGGAGGGGGCGGCGCGAAAGCCGTGCGCTCGGCCGCCGTGTGCGCGCCCGCGTCGTCGTCCACCAGTTCGGCGTCGTGCACCGACAGGTCCTGCGGCTGCGCGGCCGGCTGGCCGGCGCCCAGGCGCGGTGCGCCCGACCCCTGCGGCAGGGCGGGCTGCGCGGCGCCGGGGGCAAGCCCCAGCCCGGCCTTGGCCTTCAGCTCCAGCAGCCGGTACTCCACGTCGGCGCTGCCGCCGCCGGCCTCCAGCGCGCGGAACTGCTTTTCCAGCGGGTCGCCCGAGAGCTCTTCCGACACCTCGGCGGCGGCCAGCGCCAGGCGCTCGTTGTGCTCGATCTTCTGCGCCATCCGCTCGAACGTCTCGAACGCCGACGTGTCGGACAGGCCGGCCATCGTTTCGTGGATGCGGCGCTGCGCCTGCGCGCGCTTCTGCTTGGCGATCAGCAGGTTCTTCTTGCGCTGCGCCTCCTCGATCTTCACCTGCAGCTGCCGCAGCGCGTCCTTCACCTTTTCGGTGTCGGCCACCTGCCGCTGCCAGGTCTCGTGCATGCTCTGGGCGCGCTGCGCGTACTCCTGCTGGCGCATCAGCGCCTGGCGGGCCAGGTCGTCGCCCCCCTGCTGAACGGCCAGCATGGCGCGGCGCTCCCACTCCTGCGCCTGGCGGGCCTCGGCGTCTACCTGCGACTTGAGCTTGCGCTCTTCGGCGATGGCGAGTGCCACCTCCTGCTTGGCCCGGGTCTGCTGCTCTCGCATGTCGATGATGACCTGCTCGAGCATCTTCTCCGGGTTCTCCGCCTGGGCGATCAGGTCGTTCAGGTTCGACCGGACCAGCATCTTGAGCTTCGTGAAGATCCCCATCGTCCTAGCCGTTCTGGGTCCTTTGGGTGCGCCGGGCCGTGCGGGGCCGGGCGTGCGCCGGACGTGTTGGTCAGCGAAAAGAAAGCCGTCAGCAGTCGCGGAACGTGGCCAGCGACTCCAGGTGTGTCGCGATCGCCATCTGGAACGAGTCGACGGTAGCCTGGAACTCATTGAAGTCCAGGTTTTCCAGCTCCATCGACTCGGTGAGGATCACGTCGTCCTGCTCCAGCCCGTAGGCCGCGTGCACCAGGTCGGTGGCGTTGGCCTCCAGCAGGCGGCGGTACAGCTCGGTGCACTTCTGCCCGTCCTTCGGCGCGTCGAGCACCTTCAGGCGGAACACCAGCAGCGGCGGTGCATGGCTGATCACCAGGGGCGCGCCTCCATCGGGCTCGCCGGGGTAGGCCAGCCACATGCCATCGTCTACTTCCTCGTACCCCATTTCCATGCGGTTCAGGAAGTTCACCACGTCCTCGCGGGTCACCATCAGGGGCTCTCCGATTGGGGTTCGTTCGCGGGCGGCGGAAGCTGGCCGGCGGATGGGCCGTCGCCCTTGGACAGCAGGCGCATCATGAACGACTGCTCCTCGCTCAGGCGCCGCACCTCGGACTGCAGGGTATCCATCTCCTCACGAAGCCGGCGGATCTGCGCGTCGCGCCCCGCCAGCTCGTGTCCGTCGCCGCCGGGCCAGGCCGACACCACCCAGCGGGCCACCAGGCCGGCGACCAGGATGGTCAGGAGTACGGAAAACGGGATCATCATCATTCGATTCACCTGACCGGATACGCGTCGCCCCAGGACAAAGTTTCACCTTGGAGCGGCCGTGTCCAGCGGGCGAAGGGGCCCCTCCCCCAGCCCCTCCCCCGGCAAACTGCGCCGGGAGAGGGGAGAACTTCGAACGGAATGAGATGGGGTGCGTCGCAGGCTGCGGCAGCCCCCTCTCCCGGCCTCTCCCCCGCAAACCGCGCGGGAGAGAGGAGAACTTCGCACCGGGTTCGACTGGGTGCGCCGCATCCCGCGACAGCCCCCTCCCCCCGGCCCCCGCCCCGCTGCGCAGGGGAGGGGGAGACCTTCGATGCGCTTCTGCTGGCCTGGCACACCGGGCTGGCTCCCTTCCCCCGCGCAGTTTGCGGGGGAAGGGCTGGGGATGGGGGGCGCCGGCCCGAGCACCGGACTGGCTCGGATGCACCAAACCCGAAGTGTCCTCTTTCTCCCACGCTGTTTGTGGGAGAGGGTGGACGCCGGTCACCGCGGCCGGGTGAGGCCCCCCGGTGTGAGCGCCCCTAGCTGCTGGCCCCGGACGGGCGCTTGGTGGGGCGGATCTGCACCAGTCGTTGCGCCGAGGGCGTGGCGGCCAGGCCGCCCATCGCCGTTTCGCGGTACGCCGAGGGCATCCGGCGGCCCACTTCGCCCATCACATCGATCACCTCGTCCGCCGAGACGGGGAAATCCAGGTTCGCGAGCGCCATCTCGGCTGCGGCGATGGCCTGCATGGCGGCGCTGGCGTTCCGGTAGATGCAGGGGATTTCCACTAGCCCGCCGATGGGGTCGCAGATCAGCCCCAGCATTCCCTGTAGGCAGAGCGCGATGGAGGTGGAGATCTGCTCGTGCGTTCCCCCGTGCAGCCAGGTGACGGCTGCGGCACCCATGGCTGCCGCCGTGCCGGTTTCGGCCTGGCACCCGCCCTCGGCGCCCGCCAGCGAGGCGCGCTGGGCGATCACCCCGCCCACGCCGCCCGCCACGAGCATGGCATCGATCAGCCGGTCCTCGCCCATGCCGCCGTCCGCGAACTCGTCTACCGAGATCAGGATGGCCGGCAGCACACCCGCGGCGCCCGCGGTGGGGGCGGCCACGATCAGCCCCATCGCGGCGTTCACCTCGAGCGTGGAGATGGCGCGGGCGAGGATGGTGGTGACGCGGGGGCCCAGGATGCGCGGACCGTCGTCCCACAACCGCTTGGAGCGCCCGCCCGTGAGCCCCGAGGCCGAGCGGACCTTGCCCTCCAGCCCCTCGGCGATGGCGCCGCGCATTACGCCCAGCGTCTGGCCGATGCGCGCCCGGATCTTCTCCGGCGCGATCCCCATCTCGGCGGACTCCCTATCCAGCACCACCTGGGGCAGCGGGCGGCCGCTCTGCTCGGCGTCGCGGATCAGCGATTCGATGGATTTGTGCATGAACAGCTACGCGGTACAGGGTTTCGTCTGCCTGCACGTCTGCAAAAACCGCGGCAGCCGTTCCCGGCGGGCGTCACCCGGTCCGCCTCCTGTTCTCACGCGATCTTCGGTACCACGCGCGCCCAGCGCAGCCAGGGGA includes:
- a CDS encoding DUF1611 domain-containing protein; translated protein: MNHDLTTYRYLVVAEGQFGPLTSKTANSAVRFLPDRVLGVMDSRLAGKTVQDVLGFGGGIPIVGTLDDGLALGPTALLIGIAPQGGALPLEWRPMLRQAIAAGLPIVAGLHSHISDDPELASLAAERGVPIHDLRKPPTDLPVSNGRARNVDAYTVLTVGTDCNIGKMTAGLHIRDALTRRGTKVGFAATGQTGILIEGWGIAVDAVVADFISGAAERLVLQAAEGNDVVLVEGQGSLVHPGYSGVTLGLLHGSMPDGMILCHQPTRSCPYGGGGVYSWMPLPTVPEMITICESAIAPLRPAKVIGISLVTFDMDEAAARDAIARTAEETGLPVTDPVRFGSEPLADAILAAAAQKRSAPRPG
- a CDS encoding AI-2E family transporter; amino-acid sequence: MSSADRQQNPPRPSPFAVLTAAVAAVLLLLFVYSVAQVLLLFFVAALFALYLGSIIGFLEERARLPRAAGLLVALALTGLWAFAVGWLVLPPVARQTQALITALPGQIQVWTASLRDLVERYPLLATVLPPERLNEQLSTVADNAGRFAAGIFPVVFDTLHFLINLVSVMVMGIYMALRPELYREGVVLLAPPVHRELVRDILADLGKSLRAWIGGQFLAMVFLGVLTWIGLELLNVPFALAFGVFTGVVVMVPFFGSLVSTLLPALFVLGAGGAVQAWLVVLLGVVVHLIEANFVHPLIMERRVHLPPVLTILSVLIMADLLGPIGLLVAVPVLASLMVIIRRIYVHRLLEGKGFRRFVRDAPAEVRVPESSMRLEGASVSIPSMLEEAGSAPR
- a CDS encoding PspA/IM30 family protein, whose translation is MGIFTKLKMLVRSNLNDLIAQAENPEKMLEQVIIDMREQQTRAKQEVALAIAEERKLKSQVDAEARQAQEWERRAMLAVQQGGDDLARQALMRQQEYAQRAQSMHETWQRQVADTEKVKDALRQLQVKIEEAQRKKNLLIAKQKRAQAQRRIHETMAGLSDTSAFETFERMAQKIEHNERLALAAAEVSEELSGDPLEKQFRALEAGGGSADVEYRLLELKAKAGLGLAPGAAQPALPQGSGAPRLGAGQPAAQPQDLSVHDAELVDDDAGAHTAAERTAFAPPPPADATQAHGGGNLADADLAARIDALNRG
- the sdaAA gene encoding L-serine ammonia-lyase, iron-sulfur-dependent, subunit alpha, yielding MHKSIESLIRDAEQSGRPLPQVVLDRESAEMGIAPEKIRARIGQTLGVMRGAIAEGLEGKVRSASGLTGGRSKRLWDDGPRILGPRVTTILARAISTLEVNAAMGLIVAAPTAGAAGVLPAILISVDEFADGGMGEDRLIDAMLVAGGVGGVIAQRASLAGAEGGCQAETGTAAAMGAAAVTWLHGGTHEQISTSIALCLQGMLGLICDPIGGLVEIPCIYRNASAAMQAIAAAEMALANLDFPVSADEVIDVMGEVGRRMPSAYRETAMGGLAATPSAQRLVQIRPTKRPSGASS